The nucleotide sequence GTTGCAAAGCTAGCGGTCAGGATAGGGGGCGATCGCGTCCCACCTTGACACGCCCCCCGCCGCCCCGTAAGGTCAAAGCCTATTGGCTGTTTTGAGACCTCACCCCTCCTCACTGCCCAGTCCCTACATCGCCCACCTCAACATTGGAATTTCACTACCCATGCGTTGCACCATCATCAGTCGCGCCGGACAAGTCCTCGCCTACGGTCGCCTCTTCATTCGTCCCCTCGATGACGGGACCCTGCGCCTGGATTTAGAAACCGATCGCGGTCGGGTGCTGGAAGGAGGCCTGATTGGCGAAGACGGTGACATGTCTGAGGCTGGAGCAATTTTGTCCGCCCAGTTTTTTGATGTATGGGGTATGAGCGACCTCACCCTCAGCATTCAATGCGGCGAAACCAGCACGCCCCCCAACGCCGCCCTGCCCCCCTCTGCCGACATCGACATGTCGCTACTGTAGGGCAACTAAAACCTCACCGCCTGCGGCACCTCTCCTTGCAAAGGAGAGGATTATTCACATGCTGGCAAAACTTGTCCTGAATCTGACCGGAGTTCCGGTCCCTCTCCTTTTGAAGGAGAGGTTAGGTGAGGTTCTACAACCCATCAAACTGCCGCAAGCGATTTCTGAACCCCTTGACCGACAGGCAATGCGGCAACTGTTGTGGGATCGCTAGATTTTGTGGAGACTTGGCAACTTCAATCAGGCAAATTTGCCGTATCTTAGGGGCGGTATCCTACCGTCGAGTTGCCCCCTCAGGGTCACGGTGCTACCTGTTGTCGCGATTGGGACTCACTGCCTGTGACTACTGCCGCCAAGCCAAAATCTTTGCTCACCCTGACAAATCTGGTCTCCTTTGGACTGCTGCTATTTGTGCCCCTCGCCGTCTGGGCCGAACACGCGGAGTGGGACCCCTTAGTGGTGTTTGCCGTGTCCGCGATCGCGATCGTCCCCCTGGCCATGTGGCTCAGCACCGCCACGGAAGAAGTCGCCGTGGTCACGGGTCCCTCTATCGGTGGCTTGCTGAACGCCGTCTTTGGCAATGCGACTGAACTCATCATCGCCGTGGTCGCCCTGAAAGCTGGGTTGGTTGGCGTGGTCAAAGCGAGTATTACGGGCTCGCTACTGGCGAATCTTTTACTGGTGATGGGGCTGTCGATGTTGGTGGGGGGTATCAAATATAAAGAGCAGGAATTTGCCTCCATCATTGCCCGCATCAATGGCTCCACCATGACCCTGGCGGTGACGGCCCTGGTGCTCCCGGCGTTGTTAATCCAGACCTCGCAGGTGGTCGCCCCCGAGACCATCGAACACCTGTCGGTGACGGTGGCGGTTGTCCTGCTGGTGGTCTACATATTGACTCTTGTCTTTTCCCTCAAGACCCACAGCTATCTCTATGACGTGGGCGTCGAAGATCTCGAAATCGATCCCGCAGCGGACGAACACGCCGAAAAGCCCAATCTCTGGCTGTGGGTCGGCGTGTTGTTGACGGCCACCCTCGGCGTCGCCTTCGTGTCGGAAATTTTTGTCGCCGCGTTAGAAGAGGCCACAGCCACCCTCGGGTTTACGGAACTGTTTTCGGGGGTGATTTTGGTGCCGCTGGTGGGCGGCGCGGCGGAATATCTGACCGCAGTGCGCGTGGCCGCCAAAAACAATATGGATCTGGCGGTGTCCATTTCCATGGGGTCGAGTCTGTTGGTGGCGCTGCTGATTGTGCCGGTGTTGGTGTTGGTGGGGCAGGCGATCGGGCAGCCCATGGATTTGAATTTCAATTTGTTTGAGGTGGTTGCGGTCATCATCGCGGTGGCGCTGGTCAATCTCATTAGCCTGGATGGTCGCTCTAACTGGCTGGAGGGGGTATTGCTGTTGGCGACCTTCGTCATTTTGGGCACGGCGTTTTACTTCCACCCGGTGTAGGCATGGGGCTGGAATCCTGCGCGTCAGGCGGTGGGAAAAAATGGATACCGTTGAGGATGCGCTGAGGGACCGGGTGCCTGGGCAAAGTCATGAACCGTGCTGGAAAACCGACTTAGGCACCCGGTCCCTGGGGGGCGAGGCGATCGATCAACCACAACACCTCCGCTGCATCGTCGTAATCGAGGGCGGGGTCCTCGGCCAGGGCCGGGTCGCGAGAGCCGTTGAG is from Leptolyngbya iicbica LK and encodes:
- the cax gene encoding calcium/proton exchanger, which codes for MTTAAKPKSLLTLTNLVSFGLLLFVPLAVWAEHAEWDPLVVFAVSAIAIVPLAMWLSTATEEVAVVTGPSIGGLLNAVFGNATELIIAVVALKAGLVGVVKASITGSLLANLLLVMGLSMLVGGIKYKEQEFASIIARINGSTMTLAVTALVLPALLIQTSQVVAPETIEHLSVTVAVVLLVVYILTLVFSLKTHSYLYDVGVEDLEIDPAADEHAEKPNLWLWVGVLLTATLGVAFVSEIFVAALEEATATLGFTELFSGVILVPLVGGAAEYLTAVRVAAKNNMDLAVSISMGSSLLVALLIVPVLVLVGQAIGQPMDLNFNLFEVVAVIIAVALVNLISLDGRSNWLEGVLLLATFVILGTAFYFHPV